One Glutamicibacter halophytocola DNA segment encodes these proteins:
- a CDS encoding IclR family transcriptional regulator, translating into MTIGSGVGVLDKAAAILNALENGPTSLSQLVELTDISRPTVHRIAQSLVHHGLVGRDMHGRFELGNRLVELASAAGEDRLVSAAGPILIKLRDLTGESTQIFRKQGDFRVCIASAERPIGLRDTIPVGTQLSMKAGSAAQVLLAWEDNERMVEGLHHARFTPTILAGVRRRGWAQSLGEREPGVASVSAPVRGQSGRVIAALSLSGPIERLTRQPGKIHHEAVTSAAHELSELLRVQNDHA; encoded by the coding sequence ATGACAATAGGTAGCGGTGTAGGTGTTCTCGATAAAGCGGCAGCCATTCTCAATGCACTGGAAAACGGTCCAACATCCCTGTCACAGCTGGTGGAGTTGACCGATATTTCGCGCCCTACGGTGCACCGCATCGCGCAGTCCCTTGTTCACCACGGGCTGGTAGGCAGGGATATGCATGGCCGCTTTGAACTCGGAAACCGCCTCGTGGAATTGGCAAGCGCTGCCGGCGAAGACCGGTTGGTCAGCGCGGCTGGACCGATCCTCATCAAGCTGCGCGACCTCACCGGCGAGAGCACCCAGATTTTCCGCAAGCAGGGCGACTTCCGCGTCTGCATTGCCAGCGCCGAGCGCCCCATTGGCTTGCGCGACACCATTCCTGTTGGGACCCAGCTGTCAATGAAGGCAGGTTCCGCTGCTCAGGTCCTTCTGGCATGGGAAGACAATGAGCGGATGGTCGAAGGGCTACACCACGCACGCTTCACGCCAACGATCTTGGCCGGCGTGCGCCGTCGTGGATGGGCCCAGTCCCTGGGAGAACGTGAACCTGGCGTCGCTTCTGTCTCCGCTCCAGTACGTGGACAGTCTGGCCGCGTCATCGCAGCGCTCTCATTATCCGGACCCATAGAACGCCTCACCCGGCAGCCCGGAAAGATCCATCATGAAGCGGTCACCAGCGCAGCCCATGAACTATCCGAGCTGCTTCGGGTCCAGAACGATCACGCCTAG
- a CDS encoding lysophospholipid acyltransferase family protein, translating to MVKILAPGESAKTKRVFSVLAGIVRPVMNGLIGRSWKGFENLPQGGYIVCPNHLTEIDPLVVGHAIYSNGRLPRWLAKESLFKPPVLGWFLRTTGQVPVSRSSASAAESLKQAQKVLDAGGVIVIYPEGTLTRDPNLWPMIGRTGAARLALQTGAPVVPMAHWGDQELLPRYSKKMYLFPRKHVTVSVGAPVNLDDLREGPRTRTVLQEATNRIMDAITVLQAELREEEPPAKRWDPSEHGQAQTGRSFEKPDN from the coding sequence GTGGTTAAGATCCTGGCTCCGGGGGAGTCTGCAAAAACCAAGCGAGTCTTTTCAGTCCTGGCAGGAATTGTCCGGCCAGTGATGAACGGGCTGATTGGCAGGTCATGGAAGGGTTTTGAAAACCTTCCGCAAGGTGGCTACATCGTCTGCCCCAATCACCTGACTGAAATTGATCCGCTGGTAGTTGGACACGCGATTTACAGCAATGGCAGGCTTCCCCGTTGGCTTGCCAAGGAGTCGCTCTTCAAGCCGCCGGTACTCGGCTGGTTCTTGCGCACCACCGGGCAGGTTCCGGTTTCCCGGAGCTCAGCTAGCGCTGCTGAATCCCTGAAGCAGGCCCAGAAGGTCCTGGATGCCGGTGGAGTAATCGTGATCTATCCTGAAGGCACGCTCACCAGGGATCCAAACCTTTGGCCAATGATTGGCCGCACCGGTGCCGCACGTCTTGCCTTGCAGACTGGCGCACCGGTTGTGCCCATGGCCCATTGGGGCGATCAGGAGCTATTGCCGAGATATTCCAAGAAGATGTATCTCTTCCCGCGCAAGCACGTGACCGTATCTGTTGGGGCGCCGGTAAACTTGGATGACTTGCGGGAAGGACCTCGAACTCGCACCGTGCTCCAGGAGGCCACCAACCGCATCATGGATGCGATCACTGTTTTGCAGGCTGAATTGCGTGAAGAAGAACCGCCAGCCAAGCGCTGGGACCCCAGCGAACACGGTCAGGCGCAAACTGGCCGCAGCTTCGAAAAACCGGATAATTAA
- a CDS encoding GTPase translates to MTERKVVRAVNGLNQQIDCVVEAMQLAEPYLDSESIDLAASVIRKSESRRNLSSEHVVVGLFGATGSGKSTLFNALVGRELASTGVIRPTTTNTVAAIWDTAGANELLDWLEVNDRHVIEASAEPKRGSSKKDFDSGLLLLDLPDMDSTRVEHHQIATRLVGQVDFLVWVLDPQKYADASIHHGYLNSLRSQQGNILIVLNQIDRVAASDRNSIVSSLREILASSGLERLPVVCASASTGEGLEEVQRQIAAAAKNKAISTRRLRADVDQVVHHLKAELSAEKVRLPDQMQQSELERAIANAHGAQYIAEAVETSYKLRAARRTGWPVTTWLIRLRNDPLQRMNLGRKREAAELSITSRPELSVAESAAIDHAIDNYVQEATQELPDSWIEPVREEVGSNVQHLDSAVDAAIAGTPLGVEKPSWWWPAVKFVQWVSLLAALAGALWLAAYPVAGYFQFDLPAAPRVEGIAAPTLVFAIGVLLGIVLGIACSFVNRIVAKVKRRKALRNIERSVSGQVRAAVVEPVDHYLNTYNSYAAIITSAAKKAE, encoded by the coding sequence GTGACAGAACGAAAAGTCGTCCGTGCTGTTAATGGCCTGAACCAGCAGATTGACTGTGTTGTTGAAGCCATGCAGCTTGCTGAGCCGTATTTGGATTCAGAAAGCATCGACTTGGCAGCATCGGTCATCAGGAAATCCGAATCACGGCGAAATCTGTCTTCGGAACACGTGGTCGTCGGGCTTTTTGGCGCTACGGGAAGCGGAAAGTCGACGCTATTCAATGCCTTGGTTGGGCGTGAACTGGCATCCACAGGGGTGATACGACCAACGACCACGAACACTGTGGCTGCGATCTGGGATACAGCGGGAGCCAATGAACTTCTGGATTGGCTCGAAGTCAACGACCGCCATGTCATCGAGGCATCAGCGGAACCGAAGCGGGGGTCTTCGAAAAAGGACTTCGATTCTGGTTTGCTGCTCTTGGATTTGCCGGACATGGACTCGACGAGGGTGGAACACCACCAGATTGCTACCCGGCTAGTTGGCCAAGTTGATTTCCTCGTCTGGGTTCTTGATCCTCAAAAATATGCTGACGCGTCTATTCATCATGGATATTTGAACTCCTTGCGCAGCCAGCAGGGAAATATATTGATCGTTCTGAATCAGATAGATCGAGTGGCCGCCTCCGATAGGAATAGCATCGTTAGTTCCTTGCGCGAGATCCTGGCTTCCTCGGGGCTGGAACGACTTCCGGTGGTGTGCGCGTCGGCTTCCACGGGAGAAGGGCTGGAGGAAGTCCAACGGCAGATTGCTGCGGCCGCGAAAAACAAGGCGATATCTACCCGCAGGTTGCGAGCAGACGTTGATCAAGTGGTTCACCATCTCAAAGCCGAGCTGAGTGCTGAAAAAGTGCGTCTGCCGGATCAGATGCAGCAGTCCGAGCTGGAGCGGGCTATAGCCAATGCCCATGGGGCGCAATATATTGCAGAGGCCGTAGAGACTTCCTACAAGCTCCGCGCCGCGCGACGCACGGGCTGGCCCGTGACTACCTGGCTGATTCGATTGCGCAACGATCCGCTACAGCGAATGAACTTGGGAAGAAAGCGGGAGGCAGCCGAACTGTCCATCACCTCGCGCCCTGAACTTTCTGTTGCCGAATCCGCGGCCATCGACCATGCCATCGACAACTACGTGCAGGAAGCCACGCAGGAACTGCCCGACAGCTGGATAGAACCGGTCCGGGAAGAAGTTGGCAGCAACGTGCAGCACCTGGACAGTGCCGTGGATGCCGCCATCGCTGGCACGCCCTTGGGCGTGGAAAAGCCGTCCTGGTGGTGGCCGGCAGTCAAATTTGTCCAGTGGGTCTCTTTGCTGGCAGCGCTGGCCGGGGCACTGTGGCTGGCTGCCTACCCTGTGGCCGGCTACTTCCAATTCGACCTTCCCGCAGCCCCTCGTGTCGAAGGCATAGCTGCTCCCACGCTTGTTTTTGCCATCGGCGTGTTGCTGGGTATCGTGCTGGGAATTGCTTGTTCATTCGTCAATCGAATAGTGGCTAAAGTTAAGCGTAGGAAGGCATTAAGAAATATAGAACGTTCAGTATCTGGGCAGGTTCGCGCTGCGGTGGTTGAACCCGTCGACCACTATCTGAATACCTACAACAGCTATGCCGCCATTATTACCTCAGCAGCAAAGAAAGCCGAATAG
- a CDS encoding DUF3515 family protein has translation MSVTARLSPKLNPKAGQLVRSAIVGALFLPLLTACSSVAAVDAAPDASNPLCADMMVVLPDIIGDADRRTTTSQSTSAWGDPSKVVLRCGVQVPTPTSDPCVSVNDVDWVAHEDDKTGIWTLTTYGRTPATEVVLDPNVIPSSTVLASLADAAAKIPAQKACVSVDKSEQL, from the coding sequence ATCAGTGTCACAGCCCGACTGTCACCAAAACTTAATCCAAAAGCAGGCCAATTAGTCCGCAGCGCCATAGTTGGAGCGCTATTTTTGCCTCTTCTCACCGCATGCTCATCTGTGGCAGCTGTGGATGCGGCTCCGGATGCTTCCAATCCACTCTGCGCAGACATGATGGTAGTTCTTCCAGACATTATCGGTGATGCTGATCGCCGCACCACTACATCGCAGTCGACCTCCGCGTGGGGCGATCCATCCAAAGTGGTTTTGCGTTGTGGTGTTCAAGTGCCGACGCCCACCTCTGACCCGTGTGTTTCGGTCAATGATGTTGATTGGGTTGCCCACGAAGACGACAAGACCGGAATATGGACGCTGACGACGTACGGCCGTACCCCGGCGACCGAAGTAGTACTTGATCCGAATGTCATTCCTTCAAGCACAGTGCTCGCGTCACTCGCTGATGCCGCAGCAAAAATTCCAGCACAGAAGGCCTGTGTCAGCGTGGATAAATCAGAGCAGCTGTAG
- the thiL gene encoding thiamine-phosphate kinase yields the protein MTINQPEATVGDLGEQGILDTILPLLDSRTANLGPGDDAGALNVQGTEILVSVDTLVENQDFKLIWPSGLEHRAYDIGWKSIAQNVSDINAMGGRSTGAVISLSLPPTTSLEWVKDFAQGIADAINALGAKELTILGGDLGKSTEISVTTTVLGETAHGKILRSGAKPGDVIAVAGRLGDAGAGLSVLEHGSSASTWSRAVRRIAEAQCKPVPPLGSGPRAAEAGAHAMMDLSDGLVRDTARLAKSSGVSIDFERQVLQKFAARLAPAAQLTKTDPMDWVLHGGEDFGLLAAFPADAEVPEEFTVLGVAKARSGRRSLVTVDGKTVTANAGFDHFS from the coding sequence GTGACTATTAATCAGCCTGAAGCAACCGTCGGAGACCTTGGCGAACAAGGAATACTTGATACTATTCTTCCGCTCCTTGACTCGCGCACGGCAAACCTCGGTCCAGGCGATGATGCTGGCGCACTGAATGTCCAAGGAACAGAGATCCTGGTTTCAGTCGATACTCTTGTCGAAAACCAGGACTTCAAGTTGATCTGGCCAAGCGGTCTTGAACACCGTGCCTACGACATTGGCTGGAAATCCATTGCGCAGAACGTTTCGGACATCAACGCGATGGGTGGCCGTTCCACCGGTGCGGTGATTTCCTTGTCGCTGCCTCCAACAACGTCTCTTGAATGGGTCAAGGATTTCGCCCAGGGGATTGCCGACGCAATCAATGCGCTGGGGGCCAAAGAGCTGACTATTCTCGGCGGAGATCTCGGAAAATCAACGGAAATCTCGGTGACGACTACCGTACTGGGAGAAACCGCGCATGGAAAGATTCTGCGCAGCGGTGCCAAGCCAGGCGACGTGATCGCGGTGGCGGGGCGTCTGGGTGATGCCGGAGCTGGCCTGTCGGTTTTGGAGCATGGCAGCAGTGCAAGCACGTGGAGCAGGGCGGTGCGCCGCATAGCTGAAGCGCAATGCAAGCCGGTCCCGCCTCTTGGTTCTGGCCCCCGTGCCGCAGAAGCAGGTGCCCACGCCATGATGGACCTCTCTGATGGCCTCGTGCGCGATACAGCGCGACTGGCCAAGAGCAGCGGTGTCAGCATCGATTTCGAGCGCCAGGTATTGCAGAAATTTGCAGCGCGGCTAGCCCCCGCCGCACAGCTGACCAAGACCGATCCGATGGATTGGGTGCTCCATGGCGGTGAAGACTTCGGACTTCTTGCTGCTTTCCCGGCAGATGCCGAGGTACCTGAAGAATTCACCGTTCTCGGTGTCGCCAAGGCACGCAGCGGCCGACGCTCCCTGGTCACCGTTGATGGGAAAACCGTGACGGCAAACGCCGGCTTTGACCACTTCAGCTAG
- the murA gene encoding UDP-N-acetylglucosamine 1-carboxyvinyltransferase: protein MGKILTIHGGVPLEGTVRVGGAKNLVPKAMVAALLGGTPSVLRNVPEIKDVVVVRSLLEIHGVKVDQDPTTGDLTMDPTEVKTASNQAIDAHAGDSRIPILFCGPLIHSLGEAFIPDLGGCRIGDRPIDFHLEVLREFGAVVDKAPDGIRISAPNGLTGAKLSLQYPSVGTTEQVLLSAVRAKGVTEVSNAAIEPEILDLISLLQKMGAIISVHRDRVIRIQGVDQLTGFDHTALPDRNEAASWASAALVTKGDIFVQDAQQRDLTAFLHVYRQIGGEFEVKSNGIRFYHPGGDLNPLILETDVHPGFMTDWQQPLVVALTQAKGVSVIHETVYENRFGFTDALVRMGSTVQVHTDCLGSTPCRFGQRNFKHSAVVVGPAKLTGADIDVPDLRGGFSHLIAALAAEGTSRVTGIEIINRGYEHFMDKLQSLGANVELSN from the coding sequence ATGGGTAAGATCTTGACGATCCATGGTGGTGTTCCACTTGAGGGCACCGTACGAGTCGGTGGAGCAAAGAACCTAGTGCCAAAAGCCATGGTCGCAGCTCTGCTTGGTGGCACTCCTTCGGTTCTGCGCAATGTGCCGGAAATCAAAGACGTCGTCGTAGTACGAAGCCTGCTTGAAATACATGGTGTCAAGGTTGACCAGGACCCAACCACCGGTGATCTCACCATGGATCCAACCGAAGTCAAGACGGCCTCCAACCAGGCCATTGATGCCCATGCAGGCGACTCTCGCATTCCCATTCTTTTCTGCGGGCCGCTGATCCACTCGTTGGGCGAAGCGTTCATCCCTGATCTTGGCGGCTGCCGCATTGGCGACCGTCCAATCGACTTCCACCTGGAGGTCCTGCGCGAATTTGGCGCAGTGGTGGACAAGGCTCCAGACGGCATCCGCATCTCGGCTCCCAACGGATTGACCGGTGCCAAGCTCTCCTTGCAGTACCCAAGCGTCGGCACCACCGAACAGGTACTGCTCTCGGCCGTTCGTGCCAAGGGCGTCACGGAAGTCAGCAACGCAGCCATTGAGCCGGAAATCCTGGATCTCATCTCGCTGCTGCAGAAGATGGGCGCCATCATCTCCGTGCACCGTGACCGCGTCATCCGCATTCAGGGCGTTGACCAGCTCACCGGTTTTGACCACACCGCCCTGCCAGACCGCAATGAGGCCGCGTCGTGGGCTTCAGCGGCACTGGTCACCAAGGGAGATATCTTCGTGCAGGATGCGCAGCAGCGCGACCTGACCGCGTTCCTTCACGTCTACCGCCAGATCGGTGGCGAATTCGAGGTCAAGTCCAACGGCATTCGCTTCTACCACCCAGGCGGAGACCTCAACCCGCTGATCCTGGAAACCGACGTTCACCCGGGCTTCATGACTGACTGGCAGCAGCCGCTGGTTGTCGCATTGACCCAGGCCAAGGGTGTATCCGTGATCCACGAAACCGTCTACGAGAACCGGTTCGGATTCACTGACGCACTGGTGCGCATGGGCTCCACGGTCCAGGTGCACACCGACTGCCTCGGTTCCACTCCTTGCCGTTTTGGCCAGCGCAACTTCAAGCACTCCGCTGTTGTCGTAGGCCCTGCCAAGCTCACCGGCGCTGACATTGACGTTCCAGACCTCCGTGGCGGATTCTCCCACCTGATTGCAGCACTAGCTGCCGAGGGAACCAGCCGTGTCACCGGTATTGAAATCATCAACCGCGGATACGAGCACTTCATGGACAAGCTGCAGAGCTTGGGCGCCAATGTTGAGTTGAGCAACTAA
- the leuD gene encoding 3-isopropylmalate dehydratase small subunit has product MEKIITHTGIGVPLRQSNVDTDQIIPAVYLKRITRTGFEDALFAGWRRDENFILNKEPFNAGSVLVAGPDFGTGSSREHAVWALKDYGFKAVISARFADIFRGNSGKQGLVAAEVAQSDIELIWKELENNPGTTVTVDLESRTVACGSISAPFQIDDYTRWRLMEGLDDIGLTLQQEEAITAYEARRPAHKPQTLPALTAD; this is encoded by the coding sequence ATGGAAAAGATTATTACCCACACCGGCATTGGTGTTCCGCTGCGGCAGAGCAACGTGGACACGGATCAGATCATTCCTGCCGTGTACCTCAAGCGCATCACCCGCACCGGCTTCGAGGACGCCTTGTTTGCCGGCTGGCGCCGCGACGAGAACTTCATCCTCAACAAGGAGCCGTTCAATGCCGGATCCGTGCTGGTCGCCGGACCTGACTTCGGCACTGGCTCATCGCGCGAACACGCTGTCTGGGCATTGAAGGATTACGGCTTCAAAGCCGTGATTTCAGCCCGATTTGCCGACATCTTCCGCGGCAACTCCGGCAAGCAGGGATTGGTGGCAGCCGAGGTTGCGCAAAGCGACATCGAATTGATCTGGAAAGAGCTGGAAAACAATCCGGGCACTACCGTGACCGTGGATCTTGAATCCCGCACCGTTGCCTGCGGTTCGATTTCGGCACCCTTCCAGATCGACGACTACACCCGCTGGCGCTTGATGGAGGGCCTGGATGATATTGGCCTGACCCTGCAGCAGGAGGAGGCCATCACGGCCTACGAAGCCCGGCGTCCGGCACACAAGCCCCAGACACTGCCTGCGCTGACTGCTGATTGA
- a CDS encoding NAD(P)H-dependent glycerol-3-phosphate dehydrogenase translates to MTKPLPRKIAVMGAGSWGTTFAKVLADSVADQGIPVQIWARRDDAAHEINERHTNSRYLRETKLPANISASSNQREVLEGADLVVLAIPSQSLRRELAVFKKYFEPEAVLLSLMKGLERGTDQRMSEVIAEVTQFPEERVAVLSGPNLAMEIAREQPTASVVACTDPETAQWIAELCSAPYFRPYTNDDVLGVELGGIVKNIIALAVGMCDGMGMGDNTKSTVITRGLAETTRLVLSLGGRLDTLAGLSGLGDLVATCSSSLSRNNTAGRLLGQGLFLDEVNDRMSQTAEGIKSARAVFDLARAHEVEMPITEAVVMVLEGSLSVENMAARLLSRELKSEGELN, encoded by the coding sequence ATGACAAAGCCGCTTCCACGTAAGATCGCCGTGATGGGTGCCGGCAGCTGGGGTACCACCTTTGCCAAGGTATTGGCAGACTCCGTTGCCGACCAAGGCATCCCAGTGCAGATCTGGGCGCGCCGGGATGACGCAGCCCACGAGATCAATGAACGCCACACCAATTCCCGGTACCTTCGCGAGACCAAGCTTCCGGCCAACATTTCGGCTTCCTCAAACCAGCGCGAAGTCCTGGAGGGCGCGGACCTGGTCGTGCTGGCTATCCCATCTCAGTCGCTGCGCCGCGAACTGGCCGTTTTCAAGAAATACTTTGAGCCAGAAGCCGTGCTGCTCTCGCTGATGAAGGGCCTTGAACGCGGTACCGATCAGCGCATGAGTGAAGTGATCGCCGAAGTTACCCAGTTCCCCGAGGAACGCGTAGCGGTGCTGTCCGGACCGAACCTCGCCATGGAAATCGCCCGCGAGCAGCCAACGGCTTCGGTGGTTGCCTGCACCGATCCGGAAACTGCACAGTGGATCGCTGAGCTTTGCTCTGCACCATATTTCCGCCCTTACACCAACGATGACGTGTTGGGCGTGGAGCTTGGCGGCATCGTCAAGAACATCATCGCCCTCGCTGTCGGCATGTGCGATGGCATGGGCATGGGAGACAACACCAAGTCCACGGTGATCACCCGTGGCTTGGCCGAGACCACCAGGCTCGTGCTCTCGCTTGGCGGTCGCTTGGATACCTTGGCTGGCCTGTCGGGCCTCGGTGACTTGGTGGCAACTTGCTCTTCTTCGCTCTCGCGCAACAACACCGCTGGACGGTTGCTGGGGCAGGGACTCTTCCTCGATGAAGTCAACGACCGCATGTCCCAAACTGCCGAAGGCATCAAGTCTGCCCGTGCAGTCTTCGATCTGGCTCGTGCCCATGAAGTCGAAATGCCAATTACGGAAGCAGTTGTCATGGTGCTTGAAGGCTCATTGAGCGTTGAAAACATGGCAGCGCGCCTGCTGTCACGTGAACTGAAATCCGAAGGGGAACTGAACTGA
- a CDS encoding D-alanine--D-alanine ligase family protein produces the protein MTDRKPRVLLLFGGRSSEHSVSCVTAAGVMHAIDRERFDVIPVGITRDGGWTLLDKDPEGWALDSGQLPEISSIDHPVQLSPEPNKTSLQAFGNAKISEISEVDVVFPLLHGPFGEDGSIQGMLETAGVPYVGSGIAASAMGMDKHFMKVIFEQAGFNVGPYEVITNKQWLRDSEAALARCQHLEYPLFVKPARAGSSVGITKVDVPSGLRAAVELARAEDPKVIVEQGIAGREIECGVLEGRGSSAARASLPGEIVVADNGHTFYDFEAKYVDGAAAQLSCPAELSEEATAEIRELAVKAFDSLDAEGLSRVDFFYTPDGQWIINEINTMPGFTPSSMYPQMWGKTGIDYRELINELIALATERNVGLR, from the coding sequence ATGACCGATCGCAAGCCTCGTGTCCTGCTCCTCTTTGGAGGACGCTCTTCTGAGCACTCGGTATCCTGCGTCACCGCGGCCGGCGTTATGCACGCCATTGATCGTGAACGCTTTGACGTCATTCCCGTGGGTATCACCCGCGATGGAGGATGGACCCTGTTGGACAAGGATCCGGAAGGATGGGCACTGGACTCCGGGCAGCTGCCCGAGATCTCTTCCATCGACCACCCTGTACAGCTGTCTCCTGAACCAAATAAGACATCGCTCCAGGCCTTCGGCAACGCAAAGATTTCTGAGATTTCAGAAGTGGATGTTGTCTTCCCGCTGCTACATGGTCCCTTCGGCGAGGACGGCTCCATCCAGGGCATGTTGGAAACCGCCGGAGTGCCTTATGTCGGCTCCGGCATCGCCGCCAGCGCCATGGGCATGGACAAGCACTTCATGAAGGTGATTTTTGAACAAGCCGGATTCAACGTCGGCCCGTATGAAGTTATCACCAACAAGCAGTGGCTACGGGACAGCGAGGCGGCCCTGGCCCGTTGCCAGCATTTGGAATACCCGCTGTTCGTGAAGCCAGCCCGTGCCGGTTCGTCTGTCGGCATCACCAAGGTCGACGTTCCTTCTGGGCTTCGAGCTGCAGTGGAGCTTGCACGCGCCGAAGATCCCAAGGTGATTGTCGAGCAGGGAATTGCTGGTCGTGAAATCGAATGCGGAGTGCTGGAAGGCCGTGGTAGTTCTGCTGCGCGAGCCTCATTGCCAGGCGAGATTGTCGTAGCTGATAACGGCCACACATTCTATGATTTTGAAGCCAAATATGTAGATGGCGCCGCGGCACAATTGAGCTGTCCTGCAGAACTCAGCGAAGAGGCCACCGCGGAAATCCGCGAGCTTGCAGTCAAGGCTTTTGACTCCTTGGATGCCGAGGGCCTTTCACGTGTTGATTTCTTCTACACGCCGGATGGCCAATGGATCATCAACGAAATCAACACCATGCCAGGCTTTACGCCCTCAAGCATGTACCCGCAGATGTGGGGCAAGACCGGAATTGACTACCGTGAGCTGATCAATGAGCTCATTGCCCTGGCAACTGAACGAAACGTCGGGCTGCGGTAA
- the leuC gene encoding 3-isopropylmalate dehydratase large subunit translates to MQSPQTLAEKVWSAHVVRQGEGNGESRQPDLIYIDLHLLHEVTSPQAFEGLRLAGRQLRRPDLTIATEDHNTPTLEIDKPIADLTSRTQINTLRENCKEFGVRLHSLGDKEQGIVHVVGPQLGLTQPGMTVVCGDSHTSTHGAFGALAFGIGTSEVEHVMATQSLSLKPFKTMAINVEGTLKPGVTSKDIILAVIAKIGTGGGQGYVLEYRGSAIRSLSMDARMTICNMSIEAGARAGMIAPDETTFEYVKGRPHAPKGEDWDTAVEDWKQLHSDEGAQFDAEVFLNADELEPFVTWGTNPGQGVSLSQSVPSPEDFEDENDRKACERALNYMGLTGGTPMKDIRVDTVFLGSCTNSRMEDLRAAAEVIKGKVKDPAIRMIVVPGSARVRLEAEAEGLDQVFKDFGAEWRFAGCSMCLGMNPDQLDEGERCASTSNRNFEGRQGKGGRTHLVSPLVAAATAVRGTLSSPSDLANTPAAV, encoded by the coding sequence ATGCAGTCGCCCCAGACATTGGCAGAAAAAGTTTGGAGCGCACATGTTGTGCGCCAAGGTGAAGGAAATGGAGAGTCCCGCCAGCCGGACTTGATTTACATTGACCTTCACCTCCTACACGAGGTGACCTCCCCGCAGGCCTTCGAAGGCCTTCGCCTGGCCGGTCGACAGTTGCGCCGACCAGACCTGACCATTGCGACGGAAGACCACAACACTCCCACGCTCGAAATCGACAAGCCCATTGCCGACTTGACCAGCCGCACCCAGATTAATACCCTGCGTGAGAACTGCAAGGAATTCGGTGTTCGCCTGCACTCCCTGGGCGACAAGGAACAGGGCATCGTTCACGTGGTCGGTCCGCAGCTGGGCCTGACCCAGCCGGGCATGACCGTGGTCTGCGGCGACTCGCACACCTCAACACACGGAGCCTTCGGCGCCTTGGCCTTCGGCATTGGCACCTCAGAGGTTGAGCACGTCATGGCCACCCAGTCCTTGAGCCTGAAGCCATTCAAGACCATGGCCATCAATGTCGAAGGCACGCTGAAGCCGGGGGTGACGTCCAAGGACATCATCCTGGCCGTCATCGCCAAGATCGGCACCGGCGGCGGCCAGGGCTATGTGCTGGAATACCGGGGTTCGGCAATCCGCTCGCTGTCCATGGACGCGCGCATGACCATCTGCAACATGTCCATTGAGGCAGGCGCCCGCGCCGGAATGATCGCCCCGGATGAGACGACCTTCGAGTATGTCAAGGGCCGCCCGCACGCGCCAAAGGGCGAGGATTGGGACACGGCAGTCGAAGACTGGAAACAGCTGCACTCCGATGAAGGTGCCCAGTTTGACGCAGAAGTGTTCTTGAACGCTGATGAACTCGAGCCATTTGTCACCTGGGGGACCAACCCGGGCCAGGGAGTCTCGCTGTCCCAGAGCGTTCCTTCGCCCGAAGACTTCGAAGACGAGAATGACCGCAAGGCCTGTGAGCGTGCGCTGAACTACATGGGGCTGACCGGCGGTACCCCGATGAAGGATATCCGCGTGGATACGGTCTTCTTGGGTTCTTGCACCAACTCCCGAATGGAAGACCTGCGCGCCGCAGCGGAAGTCATCAAGGGCAAGGTCAAGGATCCGGCGATCCGGATGATTGTTGTGCCAGGATCCGCGCGGGTCCGCCTGGAAGCGGAAGCTGAAGGGCTGGACCAGGTGTTCAAGGACTTCGGGGCCGAATGGCGATTCGCCGGTTGCTCCATGTGCCTGGGAATGAATCCCGACCAGCTGGACGAGGGGGAGCGTTGCGCATCGACCTCCAACCGCAACTTTGAAGGCCGACAGGGCAAGGGCGGGCGCACCCACCTGGTTTCACCGCTGGTCGCGGCAGCAACCGCAGTGCGTGGAACCCTGTCCTCGCCAAGCGACCTGGCCAACACTCCGGCCGCAGTCTAG